The following coding sequences lie in one Primulina huaijiensis isolate GDHJ02 chromosome 2, ASM1229523v2, whole genome shotgun sequence genomic window:
- the LOC140964168 gene encoding receptor-like kinase TMK4, producing MPMATPSPLRRRILLLHLFFVLLPLLTSSDDSAAMSMLLSSLSPTPTGWSSDTHFCKWTNINCDTTGSFVTGINLNSASVSGTLPPEINTLSQLKSIALQKNSLTGTLPSFENMTSLQQIFLDSNGFTSVPKNFLLGLTNLQTLSMSLNYKLGPWEIPTYLTGSSNLVTFYASNASIYGVIPDIFGSFPNLQNLRLSYNYLNGTLPKSFSGSEIQNLWLNNQQQGGLSGTIDVLSNMAQLTQVWLQENAFSGGIPDLSKCVNLFDLQLRDNKFTGLLPPSLMSLPNLVNITLQNNKLQGPYPKFSDNVQTTIGTTNSFCLQQPGPCDHQVTILLDVAGALGYPMSLAQSWTGNNACPGSWSFINCDTKGDVVVVNMGKQGFSGTISPAFANLTSLRTLMLNDNKLTGTIPVVLTTLSKLQTFDVSNNNLSGPIPVFPASVKFNNAGNVFLGQNVSDGGGTSGAPGGGSNSGLDGSGSSKGSTSAGMIAGVVIAVVLFIGVLLFVSYKCYMKRRHKRFGRVEGSELGKEMVKTNVTDSVQGYAGVPSEIHSNCSGDHSEIPIFEGGNVAISIQILRQVTDNFSDKNVLGRGGFGIVYKGELHDGTKIAVKRMESGVMGKKGMNEFQAEIAVLTKVRHRHLVALLGYCINGSERLLVYEYMPQGTLSQHLFEWEELGYQPLNWKQRVTIALDVGRGVEYLHSLAQQSFIHRDLKPSNILLTDDMRAKVADFGLVKHAPDGKYSLETRLAGTFGYLAPEYAATGRVTTKVDVYAFGVVLMEIITGRKALDERMPDDRSHLVTWFRRVLINKDNLRKSIDPILEPDDETYESICKAAELAGHCTAREPYQRPDMGHAVNILGPLVEQWKPSKPEEEDSFGIDLHMSLPQALQRWQDNEGTSRMFDDLSYSQTQSSIPSKPSGFVDSFSSTDCR from the exons atGCCAATGGCCACCCCGTCCCCCCTACGCCGCCGCATACTCCTCCTCCACCTCTTCTTCGTCCTTCTCCCTCTCCTCACCTCCTCCGACGACTCAGCTGCCATGTCTATGCTTCTCTCCTCACTCTCTCCTACCCCCACCGGCTGGTCTTCCGACACCCACTTTTGCAAATGGACAAACATCAACTGCGATACCACCGGCTCTTTCGTCACCGGAATCAACCTCAACTCCGCCTCCGTATCCGGCACGCTCCCCCCGGAGATCAACACCCTCTCCCAGCTCAAATCCATCGCCCTCCAAAAAAACTCTCTAACCGGAACTTTGCCTTCGTTTGAGAACATGACTTCTTTACAACAAATATTTCTTGACAGCAATGGCTTCACCTCCGTTCCCAAGAACTTCCTTTTAGGCCTCACAAATCTTCAGACTTTGAGTATGAGCTTAAATTACAAACTTGGTCCTTGGGAGATCCCGACTTATTTGACTGGAAGTTCAAATCTTGTTACTTTCTATGCCAGCAATGCTAGTATCTATGGGGTCATTCCGGATATTTTTGGGTCATTCCCGAATTTGCAAAACTTGAGGTTGTCTTATAACTACTTGAATGGAACCCTGCCGAAGTCCTTTTCCGGATCGGAGATTCAAAATCTTTGGCTCAATAATCAGCAACAAGGGGGGTTGTCTGGTACCATCGATGTGCTATCTAACATGGCCCAGCTGACTCAGGTGTGGTTACAGGAAAACGCTTTCTCTGGTGGGATTCCTGATTTGTCTAAGTGTGTGAATTTGTTTGATTTGCAGTTGAGGGATAATAAGTTTACTGGTTTGTTGCCACCTTCTTTGATGAGTTTGCCAAATTTAGTTAATATAACTTTGCAGAATAATAAGTTGCAAGGGCCTTATCCAAAGTTTTCTGATAATGTTCAGACCACTATTGGCACCACTAATAGCTTTTGCTTACAACAGCCAGGCCCTTGTGATCATCAGGTGACTATACTTCTAGATGTTGCTGGTGCTTTAGGTTATCCTATGTCTTTGGCCCAATCTTGGACAGGAAATAATGCTTGTCCTGGTAGTTGGAGCTTTATCAATTGTGATACCAAGGGTGATGTGGTGGTCGTGAACATGGGGAAGCAAGGTTTTTCTGGTACTATTTCACCCGCATTTGCGAATCTTACGTCTTTGAGGACTTTGATGTTGAATGATAATAAGCTAACTGGGACAATCCCGGTTGTCTTGACTACTTTGTCCAAGCTTCAAACTTTTGATGTGTCTAATAATAATTTATCTGGCCCAATCCCTGTTTTCCCTGCAAGTGTGAAGTTTAATAATGCTGGGAATGTGTTTCTTGGACAGAATGTGAGTGATGGTGGTGGAACTAGTGGGGCGCCAGGGGGTGGATCAAATTCTGGGTTGGACGGATCCGGATCATCCAAAGGGTCTACCTCGGCCGGTATGATTGCAGGGGTGGTAATAGCTGTTGTGTTATTCATTGGAGTTTTGTTGTTTGTTTCTTATAAATGCTATATGAAGAGACGCCATAAAAGGTTTGGGAGGGTTGAGGGGTCTGAACTAGGGAAAGAAATGGTGAAAACTAATGTAACTGATAGTGTACAAGGATATGCTGGAGTTCCGAGTGAGATACATAGCAATTGCAGTGGTGATCACAGTGAAATTCCTATTTTTGAAGGTGGAAACGTTGCTATCTCGATACAAATTCTTAGGCAAGTTACGGACAATTTCAGTGACAAGAACGTGTTGGGCAGAGGAGGATTTGGAATCGTTTACAAAGGCGAATTGCACGACGGCACGAAGATAGCTGTGAAGAGAATGGAATCCGGAGTAATGGGTAAGAAAGGGATGAATGAGTTCCAAGCGGAAATCGCGGTTCTTACCAAAGTTAGGCACAGGCATTTGGTTGCTCTTCTTGGCTACTGTATTAATGGGAGCGAGAGGCTTTTGGTTTACGAGTACATGCCTCAGGGAACTTTAAGCCAGCATTTGTTTGAATGGGAAGAACTTGGCTATCAGCCTCTTAATTGGAAACAGCGGGTGACAATAGCATTAGACGTCGGTAGAGGTGTTGAGTATCTTCACAGCTTAGCTCAACAAAGTTTCATTCATAGAGATTTGAAGCCCTCAAATATACTTCTTACTGATGATATGAGAGCTAAGGTCGCAGATTTTGGATTAGTCAAACATGCTCCTGATGGCAAATATTCGCTTGAGACTCGGTTGGCTGGAACATTCGGCTATCTTGCACCTGAATACGCTG CTACTGGCAGAGTGACAACAAAAGTGGATGTTTATGCATTTGGGGTCGTTTTAATGGAGATCATCACTGGTCGAAAAGCGCTAGACGAAAGAATGCCAGACGATAGGTCTCATTTAGTCACTTGGTTTCGCAGAGTCCTTATCAACAAAGACAACCTTCGGAAGTCTATCGACCCTATTCTTGAGCCTGACGACGAAACATACGAGAGCATTTGCAAAGCTGCAGAACTTGCTGGTCACTGCACAGCCCGCGAGCCATATCAAAGGCCTGACATGGGGCATGCGGTCAATATCCTGGGCCCGCTCGTCGAACAATGGAAACCTTCTAAACCCGAAGAAGAAGACAGTTTCGGCATTGATCTACATATGAGCCTTCCTCAAGCCCTTCAACGATGGCAAGATAATGAAGGTACTTCAAGAATGTTCGACGATCTTTCGTACAGCCAAACGCAATCAAGCATTCCATCTAAACCTTCCGGATTCGTAGACAGCTTTAGCTCGACTGATTGTAGGTAG
- the LOC140958937 gene encoding probable glucan endo-1,3-beta-glucosidase A6, with amino-acid sequence MYTNKAIFALFLCSILTSTNASNISSKIGVNYGRVGTNIPSPYRSINFLESMNAGRVKLYDANPEVLKLLSGTKLHVSIMVTNEQISGIASSQSKAENWVQENVLAYYPSTRIGFILVGNEVLSNNDRKMWLDLVPAMRNIKKSLKGHDIHNIKVGTPLAMDVMESSFPPSSGKFRSDIPSQVMVPLLKFLNGTKSFFFLDVYPYFPWSSNPTNINLGYALLEGGNQTYLDSKSGLVYTNLLDQMLDSVVFAMRKLGFDNIMMAVSETGWPNAGDIDQVGANTYNAATYNRNLVKKMTADPPLGTPAKPGVVIPTFIFSLYDENLKPGPGTERHWGLIHPNGQPIYEIDLTGKHTENEGTRLSSSPSSNKPYKGKIWCVVTSQPNLTDLETALDFACRQGNGTCDALAPDKACYEPVSIMAHANYAFSSYWSKFRSSGASCYFNGLAIQTTTDPSHGSCQFPSVSL; translated from the exons ATGTACACAAACAAAGCAATTTTCGCACTCTTTTTATGTTCTATTCTCACTTCCACAA ATGCATCGAATATTTCAAGCAAGATCGGTGTAAACTATGGTCGAGTAGGGACGAATATCCCGTCTCCATACCGATCGATAAATTTTCTCGAATCCATGAACGCCGGACGTGTTAAACTTTATGATGCCAACCCTGAAGTCCTAAAGCTCCTATCCGGAACCAAACTTCATGTATCGATCATGGTCACGAATGAACAAATCTCGGGCATCGCTTCGAGTCAATCGAAGGCCGAAAATTGGGTTCAAGAGAACGTCTTAGCTTACTATCCGAGCACACGGATCGGATTCATACTTGTTGGAAACGAAGTTCTAAGCAACAATGATCGGAAAATGTGGCTTGATCTTGTGCCAGCCATGAGAAATATCAAGAAATCTTTGAAGGGACATGATATCCACAACATAAAAGTTGGGACTCCATTGGCTATGGATGTAATGGAGTCAAGTTTTCCACCTTCAAGTGGGAAATTTAGATCTGATATTCCAAGCCAAGTTATGGTACCGTTGTTGAAATTCTTGAATGGGACTAAATCGTTTTTCTTCTTAGATGTTTACCCTTATTTTCCATGGTCTTCAAACCCAACAAACATCAATCTTGGTTATGCATTGCTTGAGGGTGGAAATCAGACATATTTGGACTCAAAAAGCGGCCTCGTTTACACGAATCTTCTAGACCAAATGCTGGACTCCGTCGTATTCGCAATGAGGAAACTCGGGTTCGACAATATCATGATGGCGGTATCAGAGACAGGTTGGCCTAATGCAGGTGATATTGATCAAGTTGGCGCAAACACGTACAATGCAGCAACTTATAACCGGAATTTAGTGAAGAAAATGACAGCTGATCCACCTCTCGGGACACCTGCTAAGCCCGGAGTCGTGATTCCGACGTTTATTTTCTCCTTGTATGATGAGAATCTGAAGCCAGGGCCAGGAACAGAAAGGCACTGGGGATTAATACATCCCAATGGGCAGCCGATTTATGAG ATAGACTTAACCGGGAAGCACACCGAAAACGAGGGCACCCGTTTGTCATCATCACCATCGAGTAACAAGCCATACAAAGGGAAAATATGGTGCGTAGTGACAAGCCAACCAAATCTTACGGACTTGGAAACAGCGTTGGATTTCGCGTGCAGGCAGGGCAATGGCACATGCGATGCACTCGCACCAGACAAAGCATGCTACGAGCCAGTCTCGATTATGGCACACGCAAACTATGCATTCAGCTCATACTGGTCTAAGTTCAGGAGTTCTGGTGCATCTTGCTACTTCAATGGCCTTGCTATACAAACCACCACCGATCCAA GTCATGGATCTTGCCAATTTCCAAGTGTATCACTCTGA